In Salinibaculum sp. SYNS191, the genomic window GCCACCCTACGGCTCGTTCATGCTGACGTTCTCGAACGAGACGGCGGCGCTCGTGGCCGAACTCGTGGCCGGGTCGCCAGTGGAGGGCGACATGACGAGCCTCCAGGAGAGCGCGCTCCAGGAGATGTGCAACATCTGCACGTCCGGCTTCATCGACGGGTTCGCGAACACGCTCGACACGACCATCGACATGGGGACGCCGGACCTGACGCAGACTGACGGCGCGGCGATTCTCGACTCCCAGCTCTCACACGTCGACGACGAGAGCATCGCCATCGTCCTCGACTCGACCATTCGCGTCCCGGAGCAGGGCCGGGAACTGGAACTGCACGTCTACCTCGTGCCCGCGCCGGGGTCCTTCGTGAACCTCCTGGACCGCCTCGACGTCGAAGCAGACGGCGGGAGCGGGTCGACCCGGTGAACTGACCCGGGCCGACAGACGGCGGCGGTTCGACCGGGCAGTGCGTAACCTCTAACACGGTGCCCGGGGAACCGCCGGTATGCCAATCCTCGTCGATATTCGCAAGCTGACGATAATCGGCAAGCTCATCCAGCACGGGGCGAGCAACGTCGCCTCGTCGCTGTCGACGATGGCGGGTATCGACGCGGACGTGAAGATAAAGAGCCTCTCCTTCGTCCAGCCGGGGGACATCGCGACGGAGATGGGCGAGGGCGAGATGTACCACGCGAACATCCGCCTCACCGAGCCACCGTACGGCGTCTTCGTGATGACCTTCGACGACCACACGGCCGCGGAGATAGCCGAGCACATGACCGGTGAATCCGCCGACGACGGCCTCGACCAGATGCACGAGAGCGCGCTCCAGGAGGTGTGCAACATCCTCACCTCGGGCTTTATCGACGGCATCGCGAACACGCTGGAGACGACCATCGACATGGAGACGCCCCACCTGGAGCGGGCGGACACGGAACAGATAGCGGACCGGACGCTCTCGCACATTCATCAGGACTCGCTGTCTATCGTGCTGGACTCGGTCGTCGACCTGGCCGACGAAGACACCGAGTTCCAGCTTCACATCTTCCTGATTCCGGACCCCGGCTCCTTCGTCAACGTCATCGACAAACTCGACGTCGAGGAGATACGCGCGAAGGAATCCATCGGCGGACTCCACGACGAAGACCGAGCATTTTGAGAGGGTGGGGCTGTCACCCACGTGTATGTCGTTGCTCAACGCCGGTGTGTACGTCGTCCACCTCCTGTTTGCCGCGCTGTGGACCGGAAGTGTGCTGTTCGCATGGTACGTCGTCCTCCCGCTCGCGCGCGACGGGAACCTGAACGCGAGTCCGCTCGGGACCGTCGCCGGGAAACTGACGACGATCTCCCGCGCGAGCGCCGCAGTGTTGTTCCTGACGGGCGGACACATGGCCGCCGCCGCGGCTGGCTACACCGTCGAGTCGCTGACCGGTACCACGCAGGGTCACCTCGTCATCGCGATGATAGTCCTGTGGTTCGGACTCGCCGGGCTGGTCGAGGTCGGCACCAGTAAACTCACCGACGGAACCGGACGCGACAAGGTGCGAGAGCCCGCCCACGAGGCGACGCGGTTCTTCCAGGTCGGGGCGGTCTTCGCCGTCCTGCTCCTCGTGGATGCGGGGCTCATCATCTCCAGTCGCATGGGTATCTTCCTGCTCTGAGGGCGGTCAGAGGTCCGCGTCGAGGTAGTCGGCTGCCTTCAGCGCGAGCGCCGCGATGGTCAGCGTCGGGTTCATCGCCCCCGAGGTGACGAACACGCTGCTGGACGCGACTGTGAGGTTTCGAACGTCGTGGGTCCGCAGGCGCGGGTTCACGACGCTCGCATCCGGGTCCGTCCCCATCCTGGTCGTCCCCATGTGGTGGTAAGCAGGCCCTGTGTCCTCGGGGCCGACGGTCCAGCCGACGTCGACGCCCAGTTCGGAGAGGACAGCGTGCTGTATCTCGTTGGCCCGCCGGAGCGTCCGCTCGGTCCGGGCGTCCAGCGACCAGTGGATGTCGGGGACCGGGTTCCCGTGGTCGTCCGTCGTCGACGTGTCGAGGGTGACGCGGTTCGTCTTCTGTGGGCGCTGACCGACCAGCCCGCCCATCGCGATGGAGTGGCCGTAGGCCTCCCGCAGCGACGCCAGCAGGTCGTCGCCCCACTCCTCGCCGTTCAGGGCCAGCTCGACCGGCGACGGCCCCGCGTAGTTGAAGAACTCCAGTTTCATCGGCGCAAAGTTGTCGTCTGACGCCGGAACGACCTCGGTGCCGTCCGCACGCGTCACCGCCTGCCCGGGGTCGTCGTAGAACTGGTGGGTCTCGCTGGTCAGGAAGCCGATGTGGTTCTGCCTGGTGCGGCGGTCGAGGGTCCCGCCAGCGCCCGCGAACAGGTGCTCCATGAAATAGTGTCCGACGAGGCCGCTGCTGTT contains:
- a CDS encoding chemotaxis protein CheC, which gives rise to MPLLVDVRQLSVINDLIHQGATNVAASFSTLAGVETTIDIQSIAFVDPADLGREIGTDEVYAATIDLTEPPYGSFMLTFSNETAALVAELVAGSPVEGDMTSLQESALQEMCNICTSGFIDGFANTLDTTIDMGTPDLTQTDGAAILDSQLSHVDDESIAIVLDSTIRVPEQGRELELHVYLVPAPGSFVNLLDRLDVEADGGSGSTR
- a CDS encoding CopD family protein is translated as MSLLNAGVYVVHLLFAALWTGSVLFAWYVVLPLARDGNLNASPLGTVAGKLTTISRASAAVLFLTGGHMAAAAAGYTVESLTGTTQGHLVIAMIVLWFGLAGLVEVGTSKLTDGTGRDKVREPAHEATRFFQVGAVFAVLLLVDAGLIISSRMGIFLL
- a CDS encoding chemotaxis protein CheC gives rise to the protein MPILVDIRKLTIIGKLIQHGASNVASSLSTMAGIDADVKIKSLSFVQPGDIATEMGEGEMYHANIRLTEPPYGVFVMTFDDHTAAEIAEHMTGESADDGLDQMHESALQEVCNILTSGFIDGIANTLETTIDMETPHLERADTEQIADRTLSHIHQDSLSIVLDSVVDLADEDTEFQLHIFLIPDPGSFVNVIDKLDVEEIRAKESIGGLHDEDRAF